Within Thermogemmatispora onikobensis, the genomic segment GCGCCTGGCCGATTAGCACTCTCGCGAAGAGAGTGCGAACCGGCTATTATCATACACCAGGGCGGGCCACATCGCAAGAGGGAAAAGGCGCCCTTACAGCACAATCGACTGATAGGTTGAAGCGGCCAGTGCCTGTGCCACAATGACCGCCAGCAGCAACACGCCCCAATCCAGCAGTGCATCGGGGACCGTGCCGACCACGAGGAAGCCGCGCAGCAGATCCACGGTATAACTTAGCGGATTAATCTGGGCCAGAATGCGCAACCAATCGGGCATAATGGCCAGCGGATAAATGGCATTGCTGGCGAAGAAGAGCGGCATCGTCAGGACCTGGCCGATGCCCATGAAGCGCTCGCGCGTCTTCACCAGAATAGCGATCAACATGGAGAGCGTCGAGAAGAAGCTGGCCGCAATCAAGACCGCCAGCAGACTCCCGATAAGCCCGACCAGGCTCCACTGCAGATGCACGCCCAGCAGCAGGGCCAGCACGAAGATGATCACCGCCTGAGTGAGCGAGCGCACAGCGGCTCCCAGTCCCTTGCCGGTCACAAAGCTGGCGCGCGGCACCGGCAAGACCAGAAACTTCTGTAAGATACCAGCATCGCGCTCCCAGATGATGCTCAGCCCGTAGAAAATCGAGACGAACATCAGCGACTGTGCCAGAATGCCCGGTGTCATAAAGGTCAAGTAGCTCACCGAGCCAGTAGGGATAGCGCGCAGGCGCGAAAAGGCTTCTCCGAAGATTACCAGCCACAGGGCCGGCTGCACCGCGCGCGTCAGCAATTCCGTAGGATCGTGGCGCAGCTTACGCAGCTCGATCTCTGCCACCACCAACACGCAACGCACATACGTCACAATGGTCTCCCAGGGCGAGGGTGGGCGCAGCAGAGCTTGCAAATCTGCCCCTTGCCGCTGGGATTTATCCGAAACGCTGAGCGCGCCGACGTAGCTGTCTGACTTCACGATAACTGCCTCCCGATTCCAGAGTATTGCCTGTCACCGACGTAAAGACATCCTCAAGCGTGGCGCCAGGCCGATTCAGGCTGGCCTTCAGCGCTGCCGGCTCACCGATGGCCGCGATGCGCCCATGATCCATGATGGCCACGCGCTGGCAGTAGGCATCAGCCTCCTCCATATAGTGGGTTGTCACCAGCAGCGTAATCTGCTCCTGACTGCGCAGCAGCTCCAGCGTCTCCCAGACCGAACGTCGGGCCGTCGGATCGAGGCCGATGGTCGGCTCGTCCAGGATGAGAATGCGTGGACGGTGCAGGATGGCCTGGCCGATCTCCAGGCGCCGGACCATGCCGCCCGAATAAGTGCGTACCAGGCTGTGGGCCGCGTCGCGCAGATTGAGCAGCTCCAGCACCTCCCAGGTGCGCCGCTCGCGCTCCTGGCGTGGAAAACCAAGCAACTTGGCGACCACCAGCAGGTTCTCGTAACCGGTCAGCGAGCTGTCCGCCGAAAGCGACTGCGATACGTAGCCGAGCAGGCGCCGGATGACCATCTTATGGCGTTGGACGTCCAGTCCCGCGATGCGCATCTGGCCGCTGGTCGGCGGGATCAAGGTGATGAGCATACGAATGGTGGTGGTCTTACCGGCCCCATTGGGGCCGAGTAAGCCGAAGGCTTCGCCCTCCTGAATGGAAAAGCTGATGTGGTCAACGGCGGTCTTGTCACCAAAACGCTTGACGAGATTCTCGACTTCAATCATCGGCCTCATTCGGCCTGTCCTCCCTCTCCTGCCTGAGTGACTGTCATTGCCGGAGTGGTGCTTGCTTTCTCTCCTGGGTCTGGCGCCGACCGCTCCGGCTCAGGCCCCGGGGCAGCCCCTTCCTCGCCTCCACTGGCCTTGCCGCTCACTTCGACGGCGCTCTCGGCGGCTGCCAGCACCCGCTCAATGAGTCGCTGCAGCTCATCCTGCTCGTCAGGAGTCAGCGGCTCCAGCATACGCGAGAGCACTGCGCGCCGCTCCCGCTGCCAGGCCGCCACCTGCTCGGTGCCGCGCGCCGTCAGCTCAACCAGCACCACCCGCTCATCGCCTCCATCGCCCTGGCGCACTCGTCGCACCAGGCCGGCCTTCTCCAGGCGCTTGCAGGCGCTGGTCACAGAGCTGCCGCTCAGGCCCAACGCACTCGCCAGCTCGCCGACGCTGCATGTCCCCCGCCGGCTCAGGCTCTTGAGCAGCCAGTATTGCTCGGGCGTCATTTCGGCCCGCCTCACCGGGTGAGTGCTGCGCCTCAGCAGCCGCCACAAGGCCAGCAGGTCTTCTACCAGGCGTTCGCTGGCCATGACTCGCCTCGCCCCCTTCCTTTTTACAGACTAATATTTTTACTATCAAATATATTGATAATACAGTTTCTGGAAGCTGTCAAGGGGCAAAGTGCGAGGAGTGTGCTCCCTTGCGGACGCAGCTGGAGGGAGCATCTATTCAATGACACTCCCCGCTCTCAAGGCACAGGGCGGCTTCTTCTTTCAGCCAGTCACCTTGAGGAGAAGCCAGGAGTCGGTGTCTGTTCAGAAGCGTGGCGCCTCCTCTGAGAGGGGCGGGCCCGATGGCTCACACTACGGCTGCGTGCTCTGACGAGTATATTGATTGATGGTCGCTTGCATGGTGGTCAGGGTCAGGATCAAGCACCGGCTCGCAGCCAGGGCAGCAAAGGGTGAGGCGGAGGCCAGAGCCAGAAGTCACGGAGGTCCTGGCCATGCTTGTGCCGCTGGGCAGAATGCGCTACAATAGAAGCCCGATGCGCTGATATTCACAGGGCCGGGCGCCAGTCGTGGCGCTCGTCCAGTAAGGCAACCACAGTCAGCGCCCGCCGATCACGATCACATCAAACTCGCCTGCGCGACAGAGCTGGATTGTACTGATGCCTGAGCATACCGACCTGGAACAGGAGCTACTGGCCGGCCTCAACGGGCCGCAGCGGGAGGCCGTTACCACTACCGAGGGGCCGCTGCTGATCCTGGCTGGTCCCGGCAGCGGCAAGACGCGCGTCATTACCCATCGCATCGCCTATCTGGTGCGCTGCCGTGGCGTGCGGCCCTGGCATATTCTGGCCGTGACCTTTACCAATAAGGCTGCGCGCGAGATGCAGGAGCGTCTCGAGAAGCTGGTGGGCCTGAGCGAGGCCCGTGAGATGTATATTGGCACCTTCCACGCTATCTGCGCCCGCGTGCTGCGCGCCGAGGCAGATCTGCTGGCGCCACTCGGCCTGACGCGCTCCTTTGTCATTCTCGATACCGATGATCAGGCTGCGCTCGTCAAGCAAGCTCTGCGCGACCTCGATCTCGACGAGAAGCAGTATCGCGTCTCGCTGATCCACGCCTTGATCTCGCGCGCCAAGAACGCCATGCTCTCCCCTTACCAGATGGCCGAGCAGGCTCGCCGCTATACCGAAGAGGTGGCGGCCCGGGTCTACCGCCGCTATCAGCAGTTGCTGCGGGCCAATAACAGCGTCGACTTCGACGATCTCCTGATGCTCACTGAGCAGCTCTGGCGCACAGAACCCGAGGTCCTGGAGCGCTACCAACAGCGCTGGCGATATATTCATGTCGACGAGTTTCAGGACTGCAATGTGCCGCAATATAAGCTGATTCGCCTGCTAGGGCGGGGCAGCTACGAGCGGCCCGGCGGCAGTGGCAATGTCTGCGTGGTTGGCGACGATGACCAGATGATCTATAGCTGGCGCGGCGCCAGCGCCGAGAACGTTCAGGCGTTCGAGCGCGACTTTCCCGAGGCGCGTATCATTCTGCTGGAGCAAAACTATCGCTCGACGCAGCACATTCTCGATGCCGCTCAATGCGTCGTCCGGCGCAACACGGTGCGCAAGGAGAAGCGGCTATGGACCGCCCTCGGCCAGGGTGAGAAGCTGATCTACCATGAGGCATATAACGACGAGGCCGAGGGGTTGTACGTTGCCGATGAGATCCTCAAGCTGCTGGCGCGCGGGGTGGTAGCCCAGCGCAGCGAGATCGCTGTCATGTATCGCACCAATGCCCAGTCGCGCGCCCTCGAAGAGCAGTTTCTGCGGGCCAACATCCCGTATAAAGTCATCGGCAGCCGCAAATTCTACGAGCGCAAAGAAGTCAAGGACATGCTGGCCTACCTGCGCCTGCTTCTTAATCCCCACGACGACCTGAGCCTGCAGCGCATCATCAATGTGCCCAACCGGAAGATCGGCCCGAAGTCACTGGGCGAGCTGCAGCGCTGGGCCCGTGAGGAGCAGCGTTCGCTCTATGATGCCCTGCAGCGGAGCGAGGACCACCCAACGCTGGGGCGCGCCGCCAAAAACGCCCTCCAGCAGTTCGCTCAGCTCTTGGAAGAGCTACGCGCCTCGGTGGCCGAGCTGCGCTTGCCAGAACTGCTGGACCGTGTAGCAGAGCGCACGGGCTATGGTCCCGAGCTGCGCGCTTCTCCCGAGGGTGAGGAGCGCTGGAGTAACATCCTGGAGCTGCGCCGCGTGGCAGAGGATTATGCTGAAATCGAGACCTCGCTGGCGCTGGAGCTGTTCCTGGAGAACGTGGCCCTGGTCGGTGGGGCCGACGTGGCCCAGACAGGCGAAGAGGGCACCCTCCTTCACGAAGAGGACCAGGATGCCGTGACGCTGATTACGCTGCATGCAGCGAAGGGCCTGGAGTTTCCGGTGGTCTTCATTGTGGGACTCGACGAGGGCATCCTGCCACATGGGCGCTCCATCGATTCGCCCGAGCAGCTGGAGGAAGAGCGTCGCCTGGCCTACGTCGGCTTCACACGGGCCATGCGCCGCCTCTATCTGGTACGTGCCCGCCGCCGCTCGTATTTCGGCGATGTGGTCTATACGGAGCCGTCGCGCTTTCTCGCTGACATTCCTCCCGATCTCTTTGCAGCCAGCTCCGGCATCGGACCGTTGCCGGCCCGTGGCTCGCTGCACCAGCCCTCAACCTGGGAGCGCTATGAGAGTTACGAGAGCTATGACCAGGACTCCCGGGGCCTCTCCAGTGGCGCTGGCCCCCGTTCCCGCCCACGCCGCTCCACACCCGCGGACACAACCTTCGCGCCAGCTTCCTCCGATGTTTCGGTGACACCGGCGGCGCCTCGCTTCCAGCCCGGCGATCGCGTGCTGCACCATCTCTTTGGGCAGGGCATCGTCCTCAAGAGTGAGCTGGAAGGCGGCTCTGAGTTTGTCGAGGTGCAGTTTCAGGGGAAGCATGGCAAAAAACGCCTCAGCCTGGATTATGCGCGCCTCGAACGCCTCCCCTGAGCCGCTCGCCCCGCCCCAGTGGGAGAACAGACCGGCACCAGCCTGAGCGGCCCCTCTTCTGTCTCTCTCTCTCACTACTGCAACCAGGAAGCCGCAAAACAGAAAACCAATGAACTCCCAGAAGCAAGGAGGGCCGGCTTCAGGGATAGAATAACCAATCGCTCTTAAGACCGTGTGCGTATCAGTAATCCATCTGTAAAGGGACTCCTTTCTCGTTTTCCCCTTTCCCATTCGTAGTAAGCAAGCAGTGAAGTGTCGCATCTCAAAAACCGCCTGCTTCCAAATATGGCTATTGCTTGAGTAAATAGAATCATCTATCATAGATAAGCCTTTTATTCTTATAGCTTTGTCAACAGATTGAGAAAGGACCCTGGTCGCAAAAACTGATGGAGAAAAGGCGCTTCAAAGAGGAGAAAAGTGGAGAGAGAGTAGCGTACCACATTACTATTCACGATATGCCTAGTAGTGAACGTCCGCGAGAGAGGCTGCTGCATTACGGGCCGCAAGCTCTCTCGACAGTCGAGCTACTGGCTATCGTGCTGCGCACGGGAACGAAGCGCAGTAATGTGGTAGAGCTGGCGGCCAAGCTGCTCGTGCTCTATGGTGGCCTGGGTGGTCTCATGGGGGCGGACCTGGCCAAGCTCTGCCATGAGCATGGGCTGGGTGCCGCCAAGGCGGCCCAGCTCAAAGCCGCGCTGGAGCTGGGCCGGCGTCTGCAGCTAGAGCAGCCGGAGGCTCGTTATCGCATCACCTCGCCGGCGGATGCGGCCCGGCTGGTCATGATGGAGATGGCCTATCTGGAGCATGAAGAAATGTGGATTCTCTTACTAGATACCAAAAATCAGGTGGTGGCGATCGAAAAACGTTACAAAGGGACGGTCAACAGCTCGGTCCTGCGCGCGGCGGAGGTCTTTCGTCCCGCGGTCCTGCGCAATTGCCCGAGCATTCTCATTTGCCATAATCATCCCAGCGGCGACCCGACGCCTTCCCCGGAGGACGTTGCCGTCACCGAGCAGCTGATCGCCGCTGGACGCCTCCTTGACACCGAGCTGATCGACCATCTTGTAATCGGCAAGCAGCGCTATGTCAGTCTCAAAGAACAGCTCCGTTGGTAGTGCTGATTGAGTGACTTAAGCTGCAGGGAGGAGAGCAAGAGACAGAGAGGCAGAAAAAGCCGGCGTTGGAGGGAAGGAAATGACCCAGGCCAGAGGGAAGCGGACAAAACGGCTGCGATGGGAGGGGGTCCTTCCTTCCTTCCTTGCCTTCATTGCTTCGGAGTGCTTCCCATCCATCGCAGCCGTCTGGAAGCGTAAGAGCGCGCTCATGTGGCGCGGACGACGGCCTCCTCCGCGGCCTGTGGGCCGGTCTGGTCCTGGCTGCGGTCCTGGTCGCCCTCTTTCTTGCCCGAAATGCTCTCAGAGCGAGGAGCGGGCAGGCCACCCTCCAGGGCCACATCCAGCACCTGCTTGATATCATCGACAAAGACAAACTCCATCTGCTCACGCAGCTCGCGCGGCAGATCTTCCAGCAGATCCTGCTCGTTCTTGCGTGGCAGAATCACCGTGTGGATGCCGGAGCGGTAGGCGGCCAGCACCTTCTCCTTGACGCCGCCGATGGGCATCACGCGCCCGCGCAGCGTAATCTCGCCCGTCATCGCCACATCCGAGCGCACCTTGCGCCCGCTGGCCAGAGAGACCAGGACCGTTGCCATCGTCACGCCCGCCGACGGTCCATCCTTGGGGATAGCTCCCGCGGGAACGTGGATGTGCACGGCCTGATTCTCGAAAACATTGTTGGGCAGACCCAGCGCGGCGGCGTTCGAGCGCACGTAACTGAGAGCCGCCATAGCTGACTCCTTCATCACATCGCCCAGTTGTCCTGTCAGGATCAGCTGACTCTCCTTGCTGGGCATCACTGCGGCCTCAACAAAGATGATCTCGCCGCCGACAGGGGTCCAGCTCAGGCCAGTAGCGATGCCGGGCCGGTCGATGCGCTCGGCGGCCTCCTCGAAGAAGCGCCAGCGGCCCAGATACTCGGTCAGCTGCTCCGTCGTGATATGGATCGGAGCCTGGCGCCCCTCAGCGATCTGGCGCGCAGCCTTGCGGCAGAGCGTCCCGATCTCCCGCTCCAGATTGCGCACGCCTGCCTCGCGCGTATAGCCGCGGATAATGTGGCGGATCACCTCATCGTCGACGATCAGCTCATCCGGGCGCAAACCGTTAGCCGCGATCTGCTTGGGCAGCAGATAATTGCGGGCGATATGCATCTTCTGTTCCTCGGTATAGCCCGAAAGCTCCAGGATCTCCATGCGGTCCCGCAGCGGCGCGGGGATCGGCTCCAGCGAGTTGGCCGTCGCGATGAAGAAGACCTTCGACAGATCGAAAGGCAGGTCCAGATAGTTATCGCGGAAATTGTAGTTTTGCTCTGGGTCAAGCACCTCCAGCAGAGCAGAAGAAGGGTCGCCGCGCCAATCGGCCCCGACCTTATCGACCTCGTCGAGCATAATCACTGGATCATTGGTTTCGACGCGACGCAGAGTCTGGATGATGCGCCCGGGCATGGCCCCGATATAGGTGCGACGGTGGCCGCGGATCTCGGCCTCGTCGCGGATGCCGCCCAGGGACATACGCGCGAACTTGCGTCCCAGAGCGCGAGCGATCGACTGGCCCAGGGAGGTCTTGCCGACGCCTGGTGGACCGACGAAGCAGAGGATTGGCTCACGGTTGAGCTGACGATTGGCCTCGCCCGAATGCAGCGGCTGCGTTGGGCGGCGCTTATCGGTCTCGCCCTCCGCCGCGGCCTCGGCGGCCTCCTCCTCGCGTCTGGCTCGCTCGGCCATGCGCTCCTCCTTCAGGCGGCGCACGGCCAGGTATTCCAGAATGCGCTCCTTGATCTTCTCCAGATCGTAGTGGTCCTCATCGAGGACCTGGCGCGCCTTCTGGACATCGATCGTCTGGCCAGTGCTCTTGCTCCAGGGGAGGCTGACCAGCAGCTCAAGGTAGGTGCGGATAATGCTGTACTCGGGCGAGACCGTGGGCAGCTTCTCCAGACGCGACAGCTCGCGGTTGGCCTCCTTGAGGGCCTCCTCGGGCATTTTGGCCTCTTCGATTTTGGCGCGCAGCTCATTGATGGTAGCCTGCTCTTCGCTCTCCTCGCCCAATTCACGCTGAATGGCCTTCAGCTGTTCGCGCAGGAGATACTCGCGCTGCATCTTATTCATCTCTTCCTGGGCCCGGCTCTGGATCTTGCGGCCCAGTTCGAAGATCTCCAGCTCGTGGGCGAGGAAGCTGCTCAGCTCCTTGAGTTTGGCGCGCACCGAGTCAAGCTCCAGCAGCTTCTGACGGAG encodes:
- a CDS encoding ABC transporter permease, which codes for MQALLRPPSPWETIVTYVRCVLVVAEIELRKLRHDPTELLTRAVQPALWLVIFGEAFSRLRAIPTGSVSYLTFMTPGILAQSLMFVSIFYGLSIIWERDAGILQKFLVLPVPRASFVTGKGLGAAVRSLTQAVIIFVLALLLGVHLQWSLVGLIGSLLAVLIAASFFSTLSMLIAILVKTRERFMGIGQVLTMPLFFASNAIYPLAIMPDWLRILAQINPLSYTVDLLRGFLVVGTVPDALLDWGVLLLAVIVAQALAASTYQSIVL
- a CDS encoding ABC transporter ATP-binding protein, coding for MRPMIEVENLVKRFGDKTAVDHISFSIQEGEAFGLLGPNGAGKTTTIRMLITLIPPTSGQMRIAGLDVQRHKMVIRRLLGYVSQSLSADSSLTGYENLLVVAKLLGFPRQERERRTWEVLELLNLRDAAHSLVRTYSGGMVRRLEIGQAILHRPRILILDEPTIGLDPTARRSVWETLELLRSQEQITLLVTTHYMEEADAYCQRVAIMDHGRIAAIGEPAALKASLNRPGATLEDVFTSVTGNTLESGGSYREVRQLRRRAQRFG
- a CDS encoding MarR family winged helix-turn-helix transcriptional regulator — its product is MASERLVEDLLALWRLLRRSTHPVRRAEMTPEQYWLLKSLSRRGTCSVGELASALGLSGSSVTSACKRLEKAGLVRRVRQGDGGDERVVLVELTARGTEQVAAWQRERRAVLSRMLEPLTPDEQDELQRLIERVLAAAESAVEVSGKASGGEEGAAPGPEPERSAPDPGEKASTTPAMTVTQAGEGGQAE
- a CDS encoding ATP-dependent helicase; this translates as MPEHTDLEQELLAGLNGPQREAVTTTEGPLLILAGPGSGKTRVITHRIAYLVRCRGVRPWHILAVTFTNKAAREMQERLEKLVGLSEAREMYIGTFHAICARVLRAEADLLAPLGLTRSFVILDTDDQAALVKQALRDLDLDEKQYRVSLIHALISRAKNAMLSPYQMAEQARRYTEEVAARVYRRYQQLLRANNSVDFDDLLMLTEQLWRTEPEVLERYQQRWRYIHVDEFQDCNVPQYKLIRLLGRGSYERPGGSGNVCVVGDDDQMIYSWRGASAENVQAFERDFPEARIILLEQNYRSTQHILDAAQCVVRRNTVRKEKRLWTALGQGEKLIYHEAYNDEAEGLYVADEILKLLARGVVAQRSEIAVMYRTNAQSRALEEQFLRANIPYKVIGSRKFYERKEVKDMLAYLRLLLNPHDDLSLQRIINVPNRKIGPKSLGELQRWAREEQRSLYDALQRSEDHPTLGRAAKNALQQFAQLLEELRASVAELRLPELLDRVAERTGYGPELRASPEGEERWSNILELRRVAEDYAEIETSLALELFLENVALVGGADVAQTGEEGTLLHEEDQDAVTLITLHAAKGLEFPVVFIVGLDEGILPHGRSIDSPEQLEEERRLAYVGFTRAMRRLYLVRARRRSYFGDVVYTEPSRFLADIPPDLFAASSGIGPLPARGSLHQPSTWERYESYESYDQDSRGLSSGAGPRSRPRRSTPADTTFAPASSDVSVTPAAPRFQPGDRVLHHLFGQGIVLKSELEGGSEFVEVQFQGKHGKKRLSLDYARLERLP
- the radC gene encoding RadC family protein, translating into MPSSERPRERLLHYGPQALSTVELLAIVLRTGTKRSNVVELAAKLLVLYGGLGGLMGADLAKLCHEHGLGAAKAAQLKAALELGRRLQLEQPEARYRITSPADAARLVMMEMAYLEHEEMWILLLDTKNQVVAIEKRYKGTVNSSVLRAAEVFRPAVLRNCPSILICHNHPSGDPTPSPEDVAVTEQLIAAGRLLDTELIDHLVIGKQRYVSLKEQLRW
- the lon gene encoding endopeptidase La; this translates as MPEQAVEEEEEEEQVQERQDEEETQAKSAPARRRPARGRRGEATASSPSTRQKPRRRQRRAIDDDLEPSREERSHHHHYYDEREEDDDEERLSIPEILPVLPLKDVVVYPFAMQPLAVGQERSIRLINDIMPGNRLVVLVAQRSAEIEQAGPDDIFKIGTVSRVERMIRMPDGTIHIIVKGLERVTIGEFVQEKPYLKARVTLRPDIQENDTETEAIKRNVVSYFQRMVALVQNVPEAAAAANLNLEEPRQVVYLIATFVQMDLQLRQKLLELDSVRAKLKELSSFLAHELEIFELGRKIQSRAQEEMNKMQREYLLREQLKAIQRELGEESEEQATINELRAKIEEAKMPEEALKEANRELSRLEKLPTVSPEYSIIRTYLELLVSLPWSKSTGQTIDVQKARQVLDEDHYDLEKIKERILEYLAVRRLKEERMAERARREEEAAEAAAEGETDKRRPTQPLHSGEANRQLNREPILCFVGPPGVGKTSLGQSIARALGRKFARMSLGGIRDEAEIRGHRRTYIGAMPGRIIQTLRRVETNDPVIMLDEVDKVGADWRGDPSSALLEVLDPEQNYNFRDNYLDLPFDLSKVFFIATANSLEPIPAPLRDRMEILELSGYTEEQKMHIARNYLLPKQIAANGLRPDELIVDDEVIRHIIRGYTREAGVRNLEREIGTLCRKAARQIAEGRQAPIHITTEQLTEYLGRWRFFEEAAERIDRPGIATGLSWTPVGGEIIFVEAAVMPSKESQLILTGQLGDVMKESAMAALSYVRSNAAALGLPNNVFENQAVHIHVPAGAIPKDGPSAGVTMATVLVSLASGRKVRSDVAMTGEITLRGRVMPIGGVKEKVLAAYRSGIHTVILPRKNEQDLLEDLPRELREQMEFVFVDDIKQVLDVALEGGLPAPRSESISGKKEGDQDRSQDQTGPQAAEEAVVRAT